A single genomic interval of Cupriavidus sp. MP-37 harbors:
- a CDS encoding M90 family metallopeptidase — protein sequence MLGKLTTFLRSRSRARKLEHYAIPDALWTRTVATLPFVQRYGSADLAALRELATLFIAEKEYSTAHDLPLADDMVVSVAVQACVPILKLGLPWYRGWHGIVLYPGEFIIRRTVQDEIGLVHGVVEEASGEAWEHGPVILSWPDVHSPGAGIDSDHELPADTYNVVIHEFAHKLDMLDGEPDGVPAFSRVLHPEVDAEAWAETFLTEYDRFAEAWDARDEADWEHPERLPAALRIIDPYGSEAPSEFFAVTSEAFFVEPGGLARHWPVVYQSLAAFYRQDPASM from the coding sequence ATGCTCGGCAAACTGACCACATTCCTGCGCTCACGCTCGCGCGCCCGCAAGCTGGAGCATTACGCCATCCCCGACGCGCTATGGACTCGCACCGTGGCCACGCTGCCGTTCGTGCAGCGCTACGGCAGCGCCGACCTGGCGGCGCTGCGCGAGCTGGCCACGCTGTTCATCGCCGAGAAGGAATACTCCACTGCGCATGACCTGCCGCTGGCCGACGACATGGTAGTCAGTGTTGCGGTGCAGGCCTGCGTGCCGATCCTGAAACTGGGGCTGCCGTGGTACCGCGGCTGGCATGGCATCGTGCTCTACCCGGGCGAGTTCATCATCCGGCGAACCGTGCAGGACGAGATCGGCCTGGTCCACGGCGTGGTCGAAGAAGCCAGCGGCGAAGCCTGGGAGCACGGGCCGGTGATCCTGTCCTGGCCCGACGTGCACAGCCCGGGGGCGGGCATCGACAGCGACCATGAACTGCCGGCGGATACGTATAACGTGGTCATCCACGAATTCGCCCACAAGCTGGACATGCTCGACGGCGAGCCCGACGGCGTGCCGGCGTTTTCGCGCGTGCTGCACCCCGAGGTCGACGCCGAGGCCTGGGCCGAGACCTTCCTGACCGAGTACGATCGCTTCGCCGAAGCCTGGGACGCGCGCGACGAGGCCGACTGGGAACATCCGGAGCGCTTGCCGGCGGCGCTGCGCATCATCGACCCATATGGCAGCGAGGCGCCCAGCGAATTCTTTGCGGTGACGTCCGAGGCATTTTTTGTCGAGCCCGGTGGACTGGCGCGGCATTGGCCGGTGGTCTACCAGTCATTGGCGGCGTTCTATCGGCAGGACCCGGCCTCGATGTGA
- the rho gene encoding transcription termination factor Rho yields MHLTELKSLHVSALLEMAATLEIDNAQRMRKQELMFAILKKRAKMGETIYGDGTLEVLPDGFGFLRSPETSYLASTDDIYISPSQIRRFNLHTGDSIEGEVRTPKDGERYFALVKVDKVNGQAPEAVKNRIMFENLTPLHPNRPLTLERDIKAEENITGRIIDMIAPIGRGQRALLVASPKSGKTVMLQHIAHAIANNHPEADLFVLLIDERPEEVTEMQRSVRGEVVASTFDEPAIRHVQVAEMVIEKAKRLVELKRDVVILLDSITRLARAYNTVVPASGKVLTGGVDANALQRPKRFFGAARNLEEGGSLTIIATALIETGSRMDDVIYEEFKGTGNMEVHLERRLAEKRVYPSINLNKSGTRREELLIKPDILQKIWVLRKFISDMDEVQAMEFIMDKMKATKNNAEFFDMMRRGG; encoded by the coding sequence ATGCACCTGACAGAACTCAAATCGCTTCACGTGTCTGCGCTTCTCGAAATGGCGGCTACGCTCGAGATCGACAACGCACAGCGGATGCGCAAACAAGAACTGATGTTTGCGATCCTGAAGAAGCGCGCCAAGATGGGCGAAACCATCTACGGAGACGGCACCCTGGAAGTTCTGCCTGACGGCTTCGGTTTCCTGCGCTCGCCCGAGACCTCCTACCTGGCCAGCACCGACGACATCTACATCAGCCCGTCGCAGATCCGCCGCTTCAACCTGCACACCGGCGATTCGATCGAGGGCGAGGTGCGCACGCCCAAGGACGGCGAGCGCTATTTCGCGCTGGTGAAGGTGGACAAGGTCAACGGGCAGGCGCCCGAAGCGGTCAAGAACCGCATCATGTTCGAGAACCTGACGCCGCTGCATCCGAACCGGCCGCTCACGCTCGAACGCGACATCAAGGCAGAAGAAAACATCACCGGCCGCATCATCGACATGATCGCGCCGATCGGCCGCGGCCAGCGCGCGCTGCTGGTGGCGTCGCCCAAGTCGGGCAAGACCGTGATGCTGCAACACATTGCACACGCGATCGCCAACAATCATCCGGAAGCCGACCTGTTCGTGCTGCTGATCGACGAACGCCCGGAAGAAGTGACCGAGATGCAGCGCTCGGTGCGCGGCGAAGTGGTCGCCTCCACCTTCGACGAACCGGCCATCCGCCACGTGCAGGTCGCCGAAATGGTGATCGAGAAAGCCAAGCGCCTGGTCGAGCTGAAGCGCGACGTGGTGATCCTGCTGGACTCCATCACCCGCCTGGCACGCGCCTACAACACGGTGGTGCCGGCCTCGGGCAAGGTGCTGACCGGCGGTGTCGACGCCAACGCGCTGCAGCGCCCCAAGCGCTTCTTCGGCGCCGCGCGCAACCTGGAAGAAGGCGGTTCGCTGACCATCATCGCCACCGCGCTGATCGAGACCGGCAGCCGCATGGACGACGTGATCTACGAAGAGTTCAAGGGCACCGGCAACATGGAAGTGCACCTGGAACGCCGCCTGGCCGAAAAGCGCGTCTATCCGTCGATCAACCTGAACAAGTCCGGCACGCGCCGCGAAGAACTGCTGATCAAGCCGGACATCCTGCAGAAGATCTGGGTGCTGCGCAAGTTCATCTCCGACATGGACGAAGTGCAGGCGATGGAATTCATCATGGACAAGATGAAGGCGACGAAGAACAACGCAGAGTTTTTCGATATGATGCGCCGAGGCGGCTAA
- a CDS encoding glycosyltransferase family 39 protein, translated as MRQANTSPVQLTAAATGALPRALLLAICIIYGLVGLFGRDPWKNEDAAGFGVMWQLATGSTHDWLMPNIVGRPYSEDGPLVFWIGALMIRSFGGWLGATDAARLATALFFFATCACIWYTTYLLGRRDEVQPFAYAFGGQPNARDYGRTLADGALLIFLACVGLAMRGHETTPQVGQVAFIALALYGMVRSLDKPTQGSLIYGAALGGLTLASGPLLALALLLGTAVCALVCKPLPWRRLAMVAIPLALLIVAAWLAAAYFGAADRNEAVTFIREWSRYDRRSYGSPNMATFGFNMRNLFLYTWPVWPIAGWAWIAWAGMRRAPHVAAPLALLLPVLILLFLQRSAGDVQFILLLPPMAVLAAFALPTLARGVINAIDWFALLFFTIFGGTVWFMWIAKTTGWPPRIARNVFRQLPGYQHEFTIAAVVFALAATVAWVLIVRWRLSRAPKQIWRPVVISAAGTTLMWVMAMTLWLPSINYGKTYRDVAQAASMALPPAYQCVQPIRMGDAQLASFAYFGHIRFGGPNDGCDVLLRHDSVDYGEPGNISHFEWRLIWEGRRPADRDERFRMYRLVDTARAVHPRPDLPRRRLPRQP; from the coding sequence ATGCGTCAAGCCAACACCTCACCCGTCCAGTTGACCGCAGCCGCCACCGGCGCCCTGCCGCGCGCGCTGCTGCTGGCCATCTGCATCATCTACGGCCTGGTCGGCCTGTTCGGGCGCGACCCGTGGAAGAACGAGGATGCCGCGGGCTTCGGCGTGATGTGGCAACTCGCCACCGGCAGCACGCACGACTGGCTGATGCCGAACATCGTCGGCCGCCCCTACAGCGAGGACGGCCCGCTGGTGTTCTGGATCGGCGCGCTGATGATCCGCAGCTTTGGCGGCTGGCTCGGCGCGACCGACGCGGCACGGCTGGCGACGGCGCTGTTCTTCTTCGCCACCTGCGCCTGCATCTGGTACACCACCTACCTGCTGGGCCGGCGCGACGAGGTCCAGCCCTTTGCCTATGCCTTCGGCGGCCAGCCCAATGCGCGCGACTACGGCCGCACGCTGGCCGACGGCGCGCTGCTGATCTTCCTGGCCTGCGTGGGCCTGGCCATGCGCGGGCACGAGACCACGCCGCAGGTCGGCCAGGTCGCGTTCATCGCGCTGGCGCTGTACGGCATGGTGCGCAGCCTCGACAAGCCCACCCAGGGCAGCCTGATCTATGGTGCCGCGCTGGGTGGCCTGACGCTGGCCAGCGGGCCGCTGCTGGCGCTGGCGCTGCTGCTCGGCACGGCGGTCTGCGCGCTGGTGTGCAAGCCGCTGCCATGGCGGCGGCTTGCCATGGTCGCGATTCCGCTGGCGCTGCTGATCGTCGCGGCATGGCTGGCGGCCGCCTATTTCGGCGCGGCCGACCGCAACGAGGCCGTGACCTTTATCCGCGAATGGTCGCGCTACGACCGCCGCAGCTACGGCTCGCCCAATATGGCGACGTTCGGCTTCAACATGCGCAACCTGTTCCTGTACACGTGGCCGGTGTGGCCGATCGCGGGCTGGGCCTGGATCGCGTGGGCCGGCATGCGCCGCGCGCCCCATGTCGCGGCGCCGCTGGCGCTGCTGCTGCCGGTACTGATCCTGCTGTTCCTGCAACGCAGCGCCGGCGACGTGCAGTTCATCCTGCTGCTGCCGCCGATGGCGGTGCTGGCCGCCTTTGCCCTGCCGACGCTGGCGCGCGGCGTGATCAACGCCATCGACTGGTTCGCGCTGCTGTTCTTCACCATCTTCGGCGGCACGGTCTGGTTCATGTGGATCGCCAAGACCACCGGCTGGCCGCCGCGCATCGCGCGCAATGTGTTCCGCCAGCTGCCCGGCTACCAGCATGAATTCACCATCGCCGCGGTGGTGTTCGCGCTCGCGGCGACGGTGGCATGGGTGCTGATCGTGCGCTGGCGCCTGTCGCGTGCGCCCAAGCAGATCTGGCGCCCGGTGGTGATTTCCGCGGCCGGCACCACGCTGATGTGGGTGATGGCGATGACGCTGTGGCTGCCGTCGATCAACTACGGCAAGACCTATCGCGACGTGGCCCAGGCGGCGTCGATGGCGCTGCCGCCGGCCTACCAGTGCGTGCAGCCGATCCGCATGGGCGATGCGCAGCTGGCGTCGTTCGCCTACTTCGGCCATATCCGCTTCGGCGGGCCCAACGACGGCTGCGACGTTTTGCTGCGCCACGATTCGGTCGACTACGGCGAGCCGGGCAATATCTCGCACTTCGAGTGGCGGCTGATCTGGGAAGGCCGGCGCCCGGCCGACCGTGACGAGCGCTTCCGCATGTACCGCCTGGTCGATACCGCCCGCGCGGTGCACCCGCGCCCCGACCTGCCGCGACGCCGCCTGCCGCGCCAGCCGTGA
- the trxA gene encoding thioredoxin TrxA produces MSEQIKYVSDASFDADVLQSDKPVLLDFWAEWCGPCKMIAPILDEVAKDYGDKLQIAKINVDENQQVPAKFGIRGIPTLILFKNGAVAAQKVGALSKSQLTAFLDGNL; encoded by the coding sequence ATGAGCGAACAAATCAAGTATGTGAGCGACGCCTCGTTCGACGCTGACGTCCTCCAGTCCGACAAGCCCGTCCTGCTCGATTTCTGGGCGGAATGGTGCGGCCCCTGCAAGATGATCGCGCCGATTCTGGACGAAGTCGCCAAGGACTACGGTGACAAGCTGCAGATCGCCAAGATCAACGTCGATGAAAACCAGCAGGTGCCTGCCAAGTTCGGCATCCGCGGCATCCCGACGCTGATCCTGTTCAAGAACGGCGCGGTCGCGGCCCAGAAGGTCGGCGCGCTGTCGAAGTCGCAACTGACTGCCTTCCTCGACGGCAACCTGTAA
- a CDS encoding type B 50S ribosomal protein L31, with the protein MKEGIHPNYREVVFQDMSSDFSFITRSTIQTKDTIVKDGKEYPLAKIEVSSESHPFYTGTQKIMDTAGRVEKFRQKFGNKLGKAAK; encoded by the coding sequence ATGAAAGAAGGCATTCACCCGAATTACCGCGAAGTCGTGTTCCAGGACATGTCCAGCGACTTCAGCTTCATCACCCGCTCGACCATCCAGACCAAGGACACGATCGTGAAGGACGGCAAGGAATATCCGCTGGCCAAGATCGAAGTCTCGTCGGAATCGCATCCGTTCTACACCGGCACCCAGAAGATCATGGACACCGCCGGCCGCGTGGAAAAGTTCCGCCAGAAGTTCGGCAACAAGCTGGGCAAGGCTGCGAAGTAA